A genomic segment from Glycine max cultivar Williams 82 chromosome 1, Glycine_max_v4.0, whole genome shotgun sequence encodes:
- the LOC100780021 gene encoding lectin 5: protein MASHAAQNPKSVFLMTFLLLITSAKSDSFSFNLPRFEPDALNILLDGSAKTTGGVLQLTKKDKRGNPTQHSVGLSAFYAALHLSDAKTGRVANFATEFSFVVNTKGAPLHGDGFTFYLASLDFDFPDNSSGGFLGLFNKKTAFNTSLNQVVAVEFDSFANEWDPNFPESDSPHIGIDINSIRSVATAPWPLDIQPQGSIGKARISYQSSTKILSVSVAYPNSPVKLNATVLSYPVNLGAVLPERVLFGFSAATGDLVETHDILSWSFNSFL, encoded by the coding sequence atgGCCAGCCATGCAGCTCAAAACCCTAAATCTGTTTTCCTTATGACCTTCCTCTTGCTAATCACCAGCGCCAAATCAGACTCATTTTCTTTCAACCTACCCAGATTTGAGCCAGATGCTTTAAACATACTACTCGATGGTAGTGCCAAGACAACAGGTGGAGTGCTACAACTCACCAAAAAGGACAAAAGAGGAAACCCTACACAACACAGCGTTGGCCTCTCAGCATTCTATGCAGCACTTCATCTCTCCGACGCAAAAACTGGGAGAGTCGCAAACTTCGCCACCGAGTTCTCCTTCGTCGTGAACACAAAGGGTGCACCACTCCACGGCGACGGCTTCACCTTCTACCTTGCATCACTCGACTTTGATTTCCCAGACAACTCAAGTGGTGGCTTCCTCGGACTCTTCAACAAAAAAACAGCCTTTAACACTTCCCTAAACCAAGTTGTTGCTGTTGAGTTTGACAGCTTTGCAAATGAATGGGACCCTAATTTCCCAGAGTCTGATTCTCCTCACATTGGAATTGACATCAATTCCATTAGGTCTGTGGCAACTGCGCCATGGCCACTTGATATTCAACCACAAGGGTCAATAGGAAAGGCACGCATAAGCTACCAATCTTCCACCAAAATATTGAGTGTCTCGGTGGCTTATCCAAATAGTCCTGTGAAACTGAATGCCACTGTTTTATCGTATCCCGTTAACTTAGGGGCTGTTCTGCCCGAACGGGTCCTATTCGGTTTCAGTGCTGCCACCGGTGACTTGGTTGAAACACATGATATTCTTTCATGGTCTTTCAATTCCTTCTTGTAG
- the LOC100780546 gene encoding lectin 9: MAFPNSKPNLLQSLSPLIKFFIPFLLLLQHHSVKSQQQPPSPMSAYETVGIDFSFFDKDDPNVLLIGNASVSGGALRLTNTDQLGKPVPHSVGRVVHITPIHLWNKNNGHLADFTSDFSFVVNPKGSALRGDGFAFFLTSANLNFLIPKNSSGGYLGLFKPETALDPSKNQIVAIEFDSFTNDWDPNSPNQSPHVGIDVDSIKSVATVPWPSELEPDNAVAHASLNYNSEDKRLSVFVGYPDNRNATVSAIVDLRNVLPEWISVGFSASTGDLVETHDILNWSFEAAL; the protein is encoded by the coding sequence ATGGCTTTCCCCAACTCAAAACCTAACCTCCTTCAATCTCTTAGTCCCCTTATCAAATTTTTCATCCCTTTCCTCTTGTTGCTACAACATCACAGTGTCAAGTCACAACAACAACCCCCATCCCCAATGTCAGCATACGAAACCGTTGGCATTGACTTCTCTTTTTTCGACAAAGATGATCCAAACGTACTTTTGATCGGCAATGCCTCAGTATCTGGTGGGGCTCTAAGGTTAACCAACACCGACCAACTTGGCAAACCAGTTCCACACAGTGTTGGAAGAGTAGTGCATATCACACCGATACACCTCTGGAACAAGAACAACGGACATCTCGCAGACTTCACCTCTGATTTCTCCTTTGTCGTGAACCCTAAGGGTTCAGCCCTTCGTGGTGATGGCTTTGCCTTCTTTCTTACATCAGCCAACCTTAACTTCCTGATCCCCAAAAACTCAAGTGGGGGGTATCTTGGTCTTTTCAAGCCGGAAACTGCACTGGACCCTTCTAAAAACCAAATAGTGGCCATTGAGTTTGATAGTTTCACCAATGATTGGGACCCCAATTCACCAAACCAGTCTCCTCATGTTGGAATTGATGTTGACTCTATTAAGTCAGTGGCAACTGTGCCATGGCCTAGTGAACTTGAACCTGATAATGCTGTAGCACATGCGAGCCTGAACTACAACTCCGAGGACAAGAGGTTGAGTGTGTTTGTGGGTTACCCTGACAATAGGAATGCCACTGTCTCTGCTATTGTTGATTTGAGGAATGTTTTGCCCGAATGGATCAGTGTTGGTTTCTCTGCCTCCACTGGTGACTTGGTTGAAACACATGACATTCTTAACTGGTcttttgaagcagccttgtag